From a region of the Streptomyces sp. NBC_00193 genome:
- a CDS encoding rod shape-determining protein, with translation MTVSLEQLRRCHVAVDLGAARTRVYVKGLGLVVDEPSVAAVNTRTGALIAVGTFAERMTGRTPDYIRVVRPVSGGTVVDIEMAQRMLRHLLGEKLRRALRRKPRLRAAACTPHDADPLAQRAAVETMVGLGARRVELVDTLIAAAVGCGLPVEQPTATMIMVCGAAATQVAVLSLGSIVTAVRIPVGGEAIDHAVVQHLRHAHELMLPSQAVRPLQLALHGNGITAGGPTSTLIHGRDVATGLARSVHVDTAAVRDAIHTPLTAVLDGIGKVLRDCPPDLVADLTDRGIMMVGGSALLPGLDQMLRDATGMPVAIAERPDVCAVLGLGMMLEGKIAPMVLNPLAE, from the coding sequence GTGACCGTCAGTCTTGAGCAGTTGCGCCGCTGCCACGTGGCAGTCGACCTCGGAGCGGCCAGGACCCGCGTCTACGTCAAGGGCCTCGGCCTGGTCGTGGACGAGCCCAGCGTCGCCGCCGTGAACACGCGGACCGGTGCACTCATCGCCGTCGGCACCTTCGCCGAGCGGATGACCGGCCGCACGCCCGACTACATCAGGGTCGTCCGCCCCGTCTCCGGCGGCACCGTCGTGGACATCGAGATGGCCCAGCGCATGCTGCGCCACCTCCTCGGCGAGAAGCTGCGGCGCGCCCTGCGCCGCAAGCCCCGGCTGCGGGCCGCCGCCTGCACCCCGCACGATGCCGACCCGCTCGCCCAGCGCGCGGCGGTGGAGACGATGGTCGGGCTCGGCGCCCGGCGCGTCGAACTCGTCGACACCCTGATCGCGGCGGCCGTCGGCTGCGGACTGCCCGTGGAGCAGCCGACCGCGACGATGATCATGGTGTGCGGGGCCGCCGCCACCCAGGTCGCCGTCCTCTCCCTCGGCTCCATCGTCACCGCCGTACGCATCCCGGTCGGCGGCGAGGCCATCGACCACGCCGTCGTCCAGCACCTGCGCCACGCGCACGAGCTGATGCTGCCCAGCCAGGCCGTCCGCCCGCTCCAACTGGCCCTGCACGGCAACGGCATCACCGCCGGCGGACCGACCTCCACCCTCATCCACGGCCGCGACGTGGCCACCGGCCTCGCCCGCTCCGTCCACGTGGACACCGCGGCCGTCCGGGACGCCATCCACACCCCGCTGACCGCCGTCCTCGACGGCATCGGCAAGGTGCTGCGCGACTGCCCGCCGGACCTGGTGGCCGATCTGACCGACCGAGGGATCATGATGGTGGGTGGCAGCGCCCTGCTGCCGGGCCTGGACCAGATGCTCCGCGATGCCACCGGAATGCCCGTGGCCATCGCCGAACGTCCGGACGTCTGCGCGGTACTGGGCCTCGGCATGATGCTCGAAGGAAAGATCGCCCCCATGGTTCTGAACCCCCTGGCCGAATGA
- a CDS encoding GAF domain-containing protein codes for MTHAESSTPPPGDGKGVAARQAASLPVLLEAVLSVGSELELRTTLQHIVDSATDLCAARYGALGVVDPERARLTELFTSGMTEAERAAIPHLPDGRSGLLGALITDPRPLVLEDLGQDPRAAGFPPGHPPMKGFLGVPIRVHTEVFGNLYLTEKQGGGPFTDEDLALVRVLASQAGIAIGNARLYETARRRERWIEGAAAVTTTLLAGRPAADALMCVAERARLLADAAAGVVLQPTPEGGMEIVAASTHGDPGDLVGTAIAPGSAVLEQLLGGEPVFIEDSATDPRMTTHVRERFGPSMMLPLQSGGQLIGTLALPRVRGGPAYDAVDRLLASQFASQAALALVLADAQHDREQLAVYEDRDRIARDLHDLVVQRLFATEMMLESTRRRSSKSPAGDTVGEELGRAVDELDSTIQEVRTAIFALQQPPTDAPTTFRGRVLRETGGAAVLLGFQPSVHFAGTVDALLPDPVAGELLAALRGALAAAHRRVEVTSIEVEVDAVPARVRLTVSDDGRTESGTRGTTLTWEAPL; via the coding sequence ATGACGCACGCCGAGTCGTCCACTCCGCCACCCGGGGACGGGAAGGGTGTCGCCGCCCGCCAGGCCGCGAGCCTGCCCGTCCTCCTGGAGGCGGTCCTCAGCGTCGGTTCCGAACTCGAACTACGGACCACCCTCCAGCACATCGTGGATTCGGCGACCGACCTGTGTGCGGCACGCTACGGAGCGCTCGGGGTCGTCGACCCCGAGCGCGCCCGGCTGACCGAGCTGTTCACCTCCGGCATGACCGAGGCCGAGAGGGCCGCGATCCCGCACCTGCCGGACGGCCGTTCCGGCCTGCTCGGCGCCCTGATCACCGATCCGCGCCCGCTCGTGCTGGAGGACCTCGGCCAGGACCCCCGTGCGGCGGGCTTCCCGCCCGGACACCCCCCGATGAAGGGCTTCCTCGGCGTGCCCATCCGGGTCCACACCGAGGTCTTCGGCAACCTCTACCTCACCGAGAAGCAGGGCGGCGGCCCGTTCACGGACGAGGACCTCGCGCTGGTGCGCGTCCTGGCCTCGCAGGCGGGGATAGCGATCGGCAACGCCCGGCTGTACGAGACCGCGCGCCGCCGGGAGCGCTGGATCGAGGGCGCCGCCGCCGTGACCACCACCCTGCTGGCGGGCCGGCCGGCCGCGGACGCCCTGATGTGCGTGGCCGAACGGGCCAGGCTGCTGGCCGACGCCGCGGCCGGGGTCGTCCTCCAGCCGACCCCCGAGGGCGGCATGGAGATCGTGGCCGCCTCCACGCACGGGGACCCCGGAGACCTGGTGGGCACGGCCATCGCCCCGGGCTCGGCGGTCCTGGAACAGCTCCTGGGCGGGGAGCCGGTGTTCATAGAGGACTCGGCGACGGACCCCCGGATGACCACGCACGTACGGGAGCGCTTCGGCCCCAGCATGATGCTGCCCCTCCAGAGCGGCGGCCAGCTCATCGGCACGCTCGCCCTGCCGCGGGTCCGCGGCGGCCCCGCCTACGACGCGGTCGACCGGCTGCTGGCCTCGCAGTTCGCCTCCCAGGCCGCGCTGGCCCTGGTCCTGGCGGACGCACAGCACGACCGCGAGCAGCTGGCCGTCTACGAGGACCGGGACCGCATCGCCCGCGACCTCCACGACCTGGTGGTCCAGCGGCTGTTCGCGACGGAGATGATGCTGGAGAGCACCCGGCGGCGCTCCTCCAAGTCGCCCGCCGGGGACACGGTCGGCGAGGAACTGGGCCGCGCGGTGGACGAGCTCGACTCCACCATCCAGGAGGTCCGCACGGCCATCTTCGCCCTCCAGCAGCCGCCGACGGACGCCCCGACCACCTTCCGGGGCCGGGTCCTGCGGGAGACCGGCGGGGCGGCGGTCCTGCTGGGCTTCCAGCCGTCGGTGCACTTCGCGGGGACGGTGGACGCGCTGCTCCCGGACCCGGTCGCGGGCGAGCTCCTCGCCGCCCTGCGCGGTGCGCTGGCCGCGGCGCACCGGCGTGTGGAGGTCACCTCCATCGAGGTCGAGGTCGACGCGGTCCCCGCCCGGGTCCGCCTCACCGTCTCCGACGACGGCCGCACCGAGTCAGGCACCCGAGGCACCACCCTGACCTGGGAAGCCCCGCTCTGA
- a CDS encoding triacylglycerol lipase, which translates to MLTVRQRLLALLMLCLALLAAPALPAQASGAPAGPAGASSGAAGARNPVVFVHGYNADPGVWGSLREDLRADGYADSELFSFGYDTHQSVNEVLSGRLAAYVAEVRRQTGAARVDLVAHSFGSLVTRWYVKFGGGAPYVDRWVSLAGPNRGTSTAWACALWDQACRDMTPGSYVVKNLNSGDETPGAVRYATFWSNCDEVINPDDSVPLTGATNTPVGCLKHNDLLGDDPTSAGVRAFLRS; encoded by the coding sequence ATGCTGACGGTCCGCCAGCGGCTGCTCGCGCTGCTGATGCTCTGCCTGGCCCTGCTCGCGGCGCCCGCGCTCCCGGCCCAGGCCTCCGGTGCGCCCGCCGGACCGGCCGGCGCGTCCTCCGGAGCGGCCGGTGCGCGCAATCCGGTGGTGTTCGTGCACGGCTACAACGCCGACCCCGGCGTCTGGGGCTCCCTGCGCGAGGACCTGCGCGCCGACGGATACGCCGACTCCGAGCTCTTCTCCTTCGGCTACGACACCCACCAGTCCGTCAACGAGGTCCTCTCCGGACGGCTCGCCGCCTACGTGGCCGAGGTGCGCCGGCAGACCGGCGCCGCCCGGGTGGACCTCGTCGCCCACTCCTTCGGCTCGCTGGTCACCCGCTGGTACGTGAAGTTCGGCGGCGGCGCCCCGTACGTCGACCGCTGGGTCTCCCTCGCCGGCCCCAACCGCGGCACCTCCACCGCCTGGGCCTGCGCCCTGTGGGACCAGGCCTGCCGGGACATGACCCCCGGCTCCTACGTGGTGAAGAACCTGAACTCCGGTGACGAGACCCCCGGCGCGGTGCGCTACGCCACCTTCTGGTCGAACTGCGACGAGGTCATCAACCCCGACGACAGCGTCCCGCTCACCGGGGCGACCAACACCCCGGTCGGCTGCCTCAAGCACAACGACCTGCTCGGGGACGACCCCACCTCGGCGGGCGTACGGGCCTTCCTGCGCTCCTAG